A genomic window from Triticum urartu cultivar G1812 chromosome 7, Tu2.1, whole genome shotgun sequence includes:
- the LOC125525558 gene encoding disease resistance protein RGA5-like isoform X2, giving the protein MEHLREIVEEEAKEPPDVHKLILSDPSLTRDVSTRGRERGKVRATRVPSSASLGAARSLVGKLDMLHIAPPKGCSSGRVNDGIRLLKDDVEQLSSYLDELLEVEELPPTAKCWMNEARDLSYKMEDYIDNLFVANNTRILRKFFNYVKTPWELKRTVYKFRIYVQEAIQRYEVYVLSYFNVKNSLRHRFVSLGPMLPTPYEDIVIDDQINEVIGLLANNEDQQIKVVSVLGSACLGKTTLATMVYNKIGKQYSSRAFIRVPRKPDMKSIFRDILSQLQQQQHPPEDCKEVDLIDMIKEYLQDKRYLIIIDDVWTAFVWDIINHALPKGGRGSRIITTTEIEDVALTCSCYQPERVFVMKPLDDHHSKKLFFSRAFGSESDCPEEFRDVCTDIVEICGGLPLATVSIASLLASQPVISIDLLKYIHQSLSSRISSASSTSERTRQALNLSFNNLPNYLKTCLMYLSMYPQGYKFCKDDLVKQYVAEDFIDTTEGQDIHKVAESYINQLIDRRFIKPVSMNYNNEVLSCAVHDAVHDLIAYKSVEENFIVALDYSQKKVPISHNVRRLSLLFDNARYAKKPSNIKSSQVRSLAYSGLLECMPCMKEFKLLRVLNLQLFSHGRRGGDTVDLTGISKMFQLRYLKITCDVCIKLPKQMGVLRYLETLDVRDATITDVPWIHLPHLLHLSLPVERHLLDWIFNIGFVSLATLGKVNCLQDLHLTIPSVPPSDNQERIMEALGHCLIGGHGNLKTFVVAHGYSIKNGALGGTSKVAVSWHNMAPPPRLERFECSPHSCIIFYKIPPWVKMLVNLCILKIAVRDMQMSCVDILRGLPALIALSLYVETAPYEKIIFDKSGFSVLMYFKLRFMSGIARIIFLKDAMPDLLKLKLGFNAIPQVDQYEHGIISIGRMPSVKEISAKFGGAASDGVYDLVKNHPSNPKVKRSPDKSEETESPPPGIIDVKIFTLYELIDATSNFSRNNILGEDDFGHIYKGTVVGFGPIAAVNGHKWTTMYQQTDLRDLGMMQHPHLVRLLGYCYQDEHRILVYEYMPKGSLKHHLLENPPVPLPWSTRLNIAVGVAEGLAFLQEHGKRISYSGLKASNILLDSDYTAKLWGFRPAMDGGVRKDGAYILTAERDVYYFLGVVLLELLSGQPCMDKNRNLVQCSRSYMYLLDTGQTRKLPRSMEPTIEDKLRRIMDPSLEGRYSSSAAWSTAQMAHRCLHDEEPPSMHEILDALEPLLDDHAKDGPRPRIGMRPPKESVAKRRPVGAVQGRGKAKQQQAKEVDQPTTRASNSAVTPPMMHSAPQGSE; this is encoded by the exons ATGTTTCGACTCGAGGCAGAGAACGAGGCAAAGTCAGGGCAACAAGGGTGCCAAGCAGTGCTTCGCTGGGTGCCGCGAGATCCCTTGTTGGGAAGCTAGACATGCTGCATATAGCTCCCCCTAAAGGATGCTCCTCTGGGAGGGTCAATGATGGGATACGCCTCCTCAAAGATGACGTCGAACAGTTAAGCTCATACCTTGATGAATTGTTAGAGGTGGAGGAGCTTCCACCGACAGCCAAGTGCTGGATGAATGAGGCCCGTGACCTATCTTACAAAATGGAGGATTACATCGACAACTTATTTGTTGCCAACAATACTAGAATCCTCCGCAAATTCTTCAATTACGTCAAGACTCCATGGGAGCTCAAGCGAACGGTGTATAAATTCAGGATATATGTCCAGGAGGCAATTCAACGGTATGAGGTGTACGTTCTATCATATTTCAACGTCAAGAACAGCTTGAGGCATAGATTTGTGTCCCTTGGTCCTATGCTTCCAACGCCATATGAAGACATAGTAATTGATGACCAGATAAATGAAGTTATCGGCTTATTGGCTAACAATGAAGACCAGCAGATCAAGGTGGTATCTGTTCTTGGATCAGCTTGTCTCGGTAAAACTACACTTGCTACAATGGTGTACAATAAAATTGGGAAGCAATACAGTAGTCGAGCTTTCATTCGGGTGCCCCGAAAGCCTGAtatgaagagtattttccgtgaCATACTCTCGcaactccagcagcagcagcatccGCCGGAAGATTGCAAGGAAGTTGACCTCATTGACATGATCAAGGAATATCTACAAGACAAAAG GTACTTAATTATCATCGATGACGTATGGACTGCATTTGTATGGGATATTATTAATCATGCTCTTCCAAAGGGTGGTCGTGGCAGCAGAATAATAACAACTACAGAGATTGAGGACGTTGCATTAACATGCAGCTGTTATCAGCCGGAGCGTGTTTTTGTGATGAAACCTCTGGATGATCATCACTCAAAAAAGCTATTCTTTAGCAGAGCTTTTGGCTCTGAAAGTGATTGTCCTGAAGAATTCAGAGACGTTTGTACTGACATTGTTGAAATCTGTGGTGGTTTGCCGCTAGCAACAGTCAGCATAGCTAGCCTTTTAGCAAGCCAGCCTGTCATATCAATTGATCTATTGAAGTACATCCATCAGTCATTAAGCTCCCGTATCTCATCAGCAAGTTCTACTTCAGAGAGAACGAGACAAGCACTGAATCTGAGCTTCAACAATCTCCCTAATTATTTGAAGACATGTTTGATGTATCTTAGTATGTATCCACAGGGCTATAAATTCTGCAAGGATGATTTGGTGAAGCAGTATGTGGCTGAAGATTTCATTGATACTACAGAAGGGCAAGACATCCATAAAGTTGCAGAAAGCTATATCAATCAACTTATTGATAGAAGATTTATCAAGCCTGTATCTATGAACTACAATAATGAGGTGTTATCCTGTGCAGTTCATGACGCGGTACATGATCTTATTGCATACAAGTCTGTAGAAGAGAATTTCATCGTGGCACTAGACTACAGCCAAAAGAAAGTGCCAATTTCACACAACGTCCGTAGACTATCTCTCCTCTTTGACAATGCAAGATATGCCAAGAAACCATCAAACATCAAAAGTTCACAAGTTCGGTCACTTGCTTATTCTGGATTACTCGAGTGTATGCCTTGTATGAAGGAGTTCAAGCTTCTTCGTGTTTTGAACCTTCAGTTATTCAGCCATGGCCGCCGCGGCGGTGACACAGTAGACCTCACTGGGATTTCAAAAATGTTTCAACTGAGATATTTGAAGATTACATGTGATGTGTGCATAAAACTGCCAAAGCAGATGGGAGTGCTGAGATATTTGGAAACACTGGATGTTAGGGATGCAACAATCACCGATGTTCCATGGATCCATCTGCCACACTTGTTGCACCTTAGTCTTCCTGTCGAGAGACATCTGTTGGACTGGATTTTCAACATCGGGTTTGTCAGTCTGGCGACCCTTGGTAAAGTGAACTGCCTGCAGGATCTTCATCTTACCATTCCTTCTGTGCCTCCTTCCGACAATCAAGAGAGAATCATGGAGGCTCTGGGACATTGTTTAATTGGAGGACATGGCAACCTGAAAACTTTTGTAGTGGCTCATGGATATTCGATTAAGAATGGCGCCCTTGGTGGCACTTCGAAAGTAGCCGTTTCATGGCATAACATGGCACCTCCCCCTCGTCTCGAGAGATTTGAATGCTCACCGCATAGCTGCATCATATTTTACAAGATTCCTCCGTGGGTTAAAATGCTTGTCAACCTATGCATTCTGAAGATCGCAGTGAGGGACATGCAGATGAGTTGTGTTGATATCCTCAGAGGATTGCCCGCCCTCATTGCTCTGTCGCTGTATGTCGAGACGGCGCCGTATGAGAAGATCATCTTTGACAAGTCTGGGTTCTCTGTTCTCATGTACTTCAAGTTGAGGTTCATGAGTGGTATTGCtaggataatttttttgaagGATGCAATGCCTGATCTCTTGAAGCTCAAACTAGGATTCAATGCCATCCCCCAAGTGGATCAATATGAACATGGTATCATCAGCATCGGTCGTATGCCAAGCGTTAAAGAGATCTCTGCAAAATTTGGGGGTGCAGCTTCTGATGGAGTGTATGACTTGGTTAAAAATCATCCGAGTAATCCTAAAGTCAAGAGATCACCTGATAAAAG TGAAGAAACAGAGAGCCCACCGCCAGGGATTATTGATGTAAAAATCTTTACCCTGTACGAGCTCATAGACGCCACCAGCAACTTCTCTAGGAATAACATCCTCGGCGAGGATGACTTCGGCCACATCTACAAGGGCACCGTCGTTGGGTTCGGCCCCATCGCTGCTGTGAATGGCCACAAGTGGACAACAATGTACCAGCAG ACGGACTTGCGGGATCTCGGGATGATGCAACATCCTCATCTGGTGAGGCTGCTGGGGTACTGCTACCAAGACGAGCACAGGATACTCGTCTACGAGTACATGCCCAAAGGCAGCCTCAAGCACCACCTCTTGGAGA ATCCCCCTGTGCCATTACCATGGTCGACACGGCTCAACATCGCCGTCGGAGTGGCTGAGGGGCTGGCTTTTCTGCAGGAGCATGGCAAGCGGATATCCTACAGTGGTTTGAAAGCCTCCAACATTCTGCTTGACTCG GATTACACAGCCAAGCTGTGGGGCTTTCGCCCGGCGATGGACGGCGGTGTGCGGAAGGATGGGGCGTACATCTTGACGGCAGAAAGAGATGTGTACTACTTCCTGGGTGTGGTGCTCCTAGAGCTGCTGTCTGGGCAGCCGTGCATGGACAAGAATCGAAATCTCGTCCAGTGCTCGCGCTCCTACATGTACCTGCTGGACACGGGCCAAACGCGCAAGCTGCCCCGTAGCATGGAACCCACCATAGAGGACAAGCTGCGCCGTATCATGGACCCGAGCCTGGAGGGGCGGTATTCGTCATCGGCAGCGTGGAGCACCGCGCAGATGGCGCACCGGTGCCTGCATGACGAGGAGCCACCGAGCATGCACGAGATCCTGGACGCCCTCGAGCCGCTGCTCGACGATCATGCCAAGGACGGGCCGAGGCCGAGGATTGGCATGCGACCGCCAAAGGAAAGTGTAGCCAAACGGCGGCCGGTTGGGGCAGTGCAAGGGAGAGGCAAAGCTAAGCAGCAGCAGGCTAAGGAGGTGGACCAACCAACAACGAGGGCTTCTAACTCTGCTGTCACTCCTCCGATGATGCACTCAGCTCCTCAAGGAAGCGAATGA
- the LOC125525558 gene encoding disease resistance protein RGA5-like isoform X1, producing the protein MEHLREIVEEEAKEPPDVHKLILSDPSLTRDVSTRGRERGKVRATRVPSSASLGAARSLVGKLDMLHIAPPKGCSSGRVNDGIRLLKDDVEQLSSYLDELLEVEELPPTAKCWMNEARDLSYKMEDYIDNLFVANNTRILRKFFNYVKTPWELKRTVYKFRIYVQEAIQRYEVYVLSYFNVKNSLRHRFVSLGPMLPTPYEDIVIDDQINEVIGLLANNEDQQIKVVSVLGSACLGKTTLATMVYNKIGKQYSSRAFIRVPRKPDMKSIFRDILSQLQQQQHPPEDCKEVDLIDMIKEYLQDKRYLIIIDDVWTAFVWDIINHALPKGGRGSRIITTTEIEDVALTCSCYQPERVFVMKPLDDHHSKKLFFSRAFGSESDCPEEFRDVCTDIVEICGGLPLATVSIASLLASQPVISIDLLKYIHQSLSSRISSASSTSERTRQALNLSFNNLPNYLKTCLMYLSMYPQGYKFCKDDLVKQYVAEDFIDTTEGQDIHKVAESYINQLIDRRFIKPVSMNYNNEVLSCAVHDAVHDLIAYKSVEENFIVALDYSQKKVPISHNVRRLSLLFDNARYAKKPSNIKSSQVRSLAYSGLLECMPCMKEFKLLRVLNLQLFSHGRRGGDTVDLTGISKMFQLRYLKITCDVCIKLPKQMGVLRYLETLDVRDATITDVPWIHLPHLLHLSLPVERHLLDWIFNIGFVSLATLGKVNCLQDLHLTIPSVPPSDNQERIMEALGHCLIGGHGNLKTFVVAHGYSIKNGALGGTSKVAVSWHNMAPPPRLERFECSPHSCIIFYKIPPWVKMLVNLCILKIAVRDMQMSCVDILRGLPALIALSLYVETAPYEKIIFDKSGFSVLMYFKLRFMSGIARIIFLKDAMPDLLKLKLGFNAIPQVDQYEHGIISIGRMPSVKEISAKFGGAASDGVYDLVKNHPSNPKVKRSPDKSEETESPPPGIIDVKIFTLYELIDATSNFSRNNILGEDDFGHIYKGTVVGFGPIAAVNGHKWTTMYQQTDLRDLGMMQHPHLVRLLGYCYQDEHRILVYEYMPKGSLKHHLLESKHAYPPVPLPWSTRLNIAVGVAEGLAFLQEHGKRISYSGLKASNILLDSDYTAKLWGFRPAMDGGVRKDGAYILTAERDVYYFLGVVLLELLSGQPCMDKNRNLVQCSRSYMYLLDTGQTRKLPRSMEPTIEDKLRRIMDPSLEGRYSSSAAWSTAQMAHRCLHDEEPPSMHEILDALEPLLDDHAKDGPRPRIGMRPPKESVAKRRPVGAVQGRGKAKQQQAKEVDQPTTRASNSAVTPPMMHSAPQGSE; encoded by the exons ATGTTTCGACTCGAGGCAGAGAACGAGGCAAAGTCAGGGCAACAAGGGTGCCAAGCAGTGCTTCGCTGGGTGCCGCGAGATCCCTTGTTGGGAAGCTAGACATGCTGCATATAGCTCCCCCTAAAGGATGCTCCTCTGGGAGGGTCAATGATGGGATACGCCTCCTCAAAGATGACGTCGAACAGTTAAGCTCATACCTTGATGAATTGTTAGAGGTGGAGGAGCTTCCACCGACAGCCAAGTGCTGGATGAATGAGGCCCGTGACCTATCTTACAAAATGGAGGATTACATCGACAACTTATTTGTTGCCAACAATACTAGAATCCTCCGCAAATTCTTCAATTACGTCAAGACTCCATGGGAGCTCAAGCGAACGGTGTATAAATTCAGGATATATGTCCAGGAGGCAATTCAACGGTATGAGGTGTACGTTCTATCATATTTCAACGTCAAGAACAGCTTGAGGCATAGATTTGTGTCCCTTGGTCCTATGCTTCCAACGCCATATGAAGACATAGTAATTGATGACCAGATAAATGAAGTTATCGGCTTATTGGCTAACAATGAAGACCAGCAGATCAAGGTGGTATCTGTTCTTGGATCAGCTTGTCTCGGTAAAACTACACTTGCTACAATGGTGTACAATAAAATTGGGAAGCAATACAGTAGTCGAGCTTTCATTCGGGTGCCCCGAAAGCCTGAtatgaagagtattttccgtgaCATACTCTCGcaactccagcagcagcagcatccGCCGGAAGATTGCAAGGAAGTTGACCTCATTGACATGATCAAGGAATATCTACAAGACAAAAG GTACTTAATTATCATCGATGACGTATGGACTGCATTTGTATGGGATATTATTAATCATGCTCTTCCAAAGGGTGGTCGTGGCAGCAGAATAATAACAACTACAGAGATTGAGGACGTTGCATTAACATGCAGCTGTTATCAGCCGGAGCGTGTTTTTGTGATGAAACCTCTGGATGATCATCACTCAAAAAAGCTATTCTTTAGCAGAGCTTTTGGCTCTGAAAGTGATTGTCCTGAAGAATTCAGAGACGTTTGTACTGACATTGTTGAAATCTGTGGTGGTTTGCCGCTAGCAACAGTCAGCATAGCTAGCCTTTTAGCAAGCCAGCCTGTCATATCAATTGATCTATTGAAGTACATCCATCAGTCATTAAGCTCCCGTATCTCATCAGCAAGTTCTACTTCAGAGAGAACGAGACAAGCACTGAATCTGAGCTTCAACAATCTCCCTAATTATTTGAAGACATGTTTGATGTATCTTAGTATGTATCCACAGGGCTATAAATTCTGCAAGGATGATTTGGTGAAGCAGTATGTGGCTGAAGATTTCATTGATACTACAGAAGGGCAAGACATCCATAAAGTTGCAGAAAGCTATATCAATCAACTTATTGATAGAAGATTTATCAAGCCTGTATCTATGAACTACAATAATGAGGTGTTATCCTGTGCAGTTCATGACGCGGTACATGATCTTATTGCATACAAGTCTGTAGAAGAGAATTTCATCGTGGCACTAGACTACAGCCAAAAGAAAGTGCCAATTTCACACAACGTCCGTAGACTATCTCTCCTCTTTGACAATGCAAGATATGCCAAGAAACCATCAAACATCAAAAGTTCACAAGTTCGGTCACTTGCTTATTCTGGATTACTCGAGTGTATGCCTTGTATGAAGGAGTTCAAGCTTCTTCGTGTTTTGAACCTTCAGTTATTCAGCCATGGCCGCCGCGGCGGTGACACAGTAGACCTCACTGGGATTTCAAAAATGTTTCAACTGAGATATTTGAAGATTACATGTGATGTGTGCATAAAACTGCCAAAGCAGATGGGAGTGCTGAGATATTTGGAAACACTGGATGTTAGGGATGCAACAATCACCGATGTTCCATGGATCCATCTGCCACACTTGTTGCACCTTAGTCTTCCTGTCGAGAGACATCTGTTGGACTGGATTTTCAACATCGGGTTTGTCAGTCTGGCGACCCTTGGTAAAGTGAACTGCCTGCAGGATCTTCATCTTACCATTCCTTCTGTGCCTCCTTCCGACAATCAAGAGAGAATCATGGAGGCTCTGGGACATTGTTTAATTGGAGGACATGGCAACCTGAAAACTTTTGTAGTGGCTCATGGATATTCGATTAAGAATGGCGCCCTTGGTGGCACTTCGAAAGTAGCCGTTTCATGGCATAACATGGCACCTCCCCCTCGTCTCGAGAGATTTGAATGCTCACCGCATAGCTGCATCATATTTTACAAGATTCCTCCGTGGGTTAAAATGCTTGTCAACCTATGCATTCTGAAGATCGCAGTGAGGGACATGCAGATGAGTTGTGTTGATATCCTCAGAGGATTGCCCGCCCTCATTGCTCTGTCGCTGTATGTCGAGACGGCGCCGTATGAGAAGATCATCTTTGACAAGTCTGGGTTCTCTGTTCTCATGTACTTCAAGTTGAGGTTCATGAGTGGTATTGCtaggataatttttttgaagGATGCAATGCCTGATCTCTTGAAGCTCAAACTAGGATTCAATGCCATCCCCCAAGTGGATCAATATGAACATGGTATCATCAGCATCGGTCGTATGCCAAGCGTTAAAGAGATCTCTGCAAAATTTGGGGGTGCAGCTTCTGATGGAGTGTATGACTTGGTTAAAAATCATCCGAGTAATCCTAAAGTCAAGAGATCACCTGATAAAAG TGAAGAAACAGAGAGCCCACCGCCAGGGATTATTGATGTAAAAATCTTTACCCTGTACGAGCTCATAGACGCCACCAGCAACTTCTCTAGGAATAACATCCTCGGCGAGGATGACTTCGGCCACATCTACAAGGGCACCGTCGTTGGGTTCGGCCCCATCGCTGCTGTGAATGGCCACAAGTGGACAACAATGTACCAGCAG ACGGACTTGCGGGATCTCGGGATGATGCAACATCCTCATCTGGTGAGGCTGCTGGGGTACTGCTACCAAGACGAGCACAGGATACTCGTCTACGAGTACATGCCCAAAGGCAGCCTCAAGCACCACCTCTTGGAGAGTAAGCATGCAT ATCCCCCTGTGCCATTACCATGGTCGACACGGCTCAACATCGCCGTCGGAGTGGCTGAGGGGCTGGCTTTTCTGCAGGAGCATGGCAAGCGGATATCCTACAGTGGTTTGAAAGCCTCCAACATTCTGCTTGACTCG GATTACACAGCCAAGCTGTGGGGCTTTCGCCCGGCGATGGACGGCGGTGTGCGGAAGGATGGGGCGTACATCTTGACGGCAGAAAGAGATGTGTACTACTTCCTGGGTGTGGTGCTCCTAGAGCTGCTGTCTGGGCAGCCGTGCATGGACAAGAATCGAAATCTCGTCCAGTGCTCGCGCTCCTACATGTACCTGCTGGACACGGGCCAAACGCGCAAGCTGCCCCGTAGCATGGAACCCACCATAGAGGACAAGCTGCGCCGTATCATGGACCCGAGCCTGGAGGGGCGGTATTCGTCATCGGCAGCGTGGAGCACCGCGCAGATGGCGCACCGGTGCCTGCATGACGAGGAGCCACCGAGCATGCACGAGATCCTGGACGCCCTCGAGCCGCTGCTCGACGATCATGCCAAGGACGGGCCGAGGCCGAGGATTGGCATGCGACCGCCAAAGGAAAGTGTAGCCAAACGGCGGCCGGTTGGGGCAGTGCAAGGGAGAGGCAAAGCTAAGCAGCAGCAGGCTAAGGAGGTGGACCAACCAACAACGAGGGCTTCTAACTCTGCTGTCACTCCTCCGATGATGCACTCAGCTCCTCAAGGAAGCGAATGA